The Monodelphis domestica isolate mMonDom1 chromosome 5, mMonDom1.pri, whole genome shotgun sequence DNA segment CAAAAGGAATGGGGAACTAACACTGGAATTCCAAAACTATTAGCAAAAATGAGTctgaggaaagaaaaggggaaggaaaagataataCCTAAAAGATTAATGAAGCTGAGAATAGAACTCCATGATGAACTCAGATtcaaaaaaatgtacaaaagacAAAAGCTTAAAGCCAATGATGAttacaaatgacaaaatatataagaataaagaaCTAAAATGGCCTCTTTAGatttagagaagtagaaagaagagTTAGGCCAATACCTGAGACAAGGAAGACTGTGATAATCAATAATGTCATAGAGAAAGtagacattttaaatttcatttaatctaTTTAGCCTTTACTATGTACTAATCGCTTCATATAcaaagtcaaaaacaaaacagccaggaaaactggaagacagtgtgggagagattaggtttggatcaacatctcacaccctacaccaagataaactcagaatgggtgaatgacctgaatataaagaaggaaactaaacgTTTCTTCAAGGCTGGTCTCAAGTGCCACTTCCCCAGTAAGGACTTTCCTCGTCTTCCAACTTACTACAGAACTCCTTCTCAACtctccaaattaatttattttgtataaatttttatttccttgtttatGTCCATGTTGTTTCCTTccgatagaatgtaagctcccagaGGGCAGCAACTTTGATTCTTTTCTCTGTGTTCCTTTATATAGAATCTTGTACATAGTAAGTGTTAAATTCCTAATGAATTGAATAGAGAAAATAAGACCAGATTAAGGGAGGTTTTGAGATACAGTCAAAATAGGAGGTTAAAACAGATGGCTAATATCATCTGAGTAGTCATCTAGGTTCACTGTTGAGAGGGAAGAGCAAAGAGGTGaaataagggtttgtttttttttaatgtttaccctccatcttaaatcaatactgtgtattggttccaaggaagaagagcggtaagggctaggcaatgggggtcaagtgacttgcccagagtcacataactatgAAATAATAGTCTCAAAGAGAGCAGAGAAGGTTTGGAGTGGCCATAGTCAATTCATTAAGAATATTAAAATGACTATGTAGCATTGAGGGTGCAGTAGAgattaaaaaacataaatttgCCATGAATCCACAAAACTATTGcattgattccaaattcaataaccacaaatacatatatatataataaaacaagaTACCAAAGGAATTTTCAGGTATGAATACAGctagagagaaaggggggaatgggggagagagagaatatttgatAATAGACAAATAATATCTTAACttccaaaagggagaaaaaagtagACTCCAGAAACTTGACAAGAGAGCCAGATGTGAATCCCCAATGAAAATCTAGAAAAGATTATTAATTAGATCATCGATGAACACTTGAAAAAGGGAGCAGGAATGACTAAAACCCAGCATTCGTCCAATAAGAAACATTGAAGTTGCTAATCAATTTGGGACTATTGGATTTGTGGAACAAAGAACTATAAATAGAACATCTTGATATTAgcaatatatttgacaaagtgtTTCATTATCTTCTTGCAGAAAAGTTCAAGAATGGTTCATAGACCAcagttaaatatatttataactagTTAAACAAATCCAAACCAAAGATTGATCAATGTCAACTAGAAGGAAATCTTGAGTTGTGGACCACATGGTTTTTTATACTTATCACAAGGATCCTGCTAttgtgattcccattttacaattgaagaaactgaaacaaaggttaaaagacttgaccagggtcacataaacacaagtatctgagatcatatttgaattcatgtctttctgactagAAGTCCAGTACTTTATCCAGTAGATTACCTAGCAGTGTTTAAGCAGAGAGAGCTTGAAATATATTAGAGTATTAAGGGTGAccataaatttccttttttagtttaTGAGTAAGAAGACCTCCCAAGGATTGGGGGAGTAGGCGGTTAGAAGTGCGTAAGTCCTACAATGACTAAGAAGTTGGATGCTACTATCTATAAAGTTGCTTCCAACTCTTGAGTACAGAATCCCATGgttctaaaataaattttaaatcactAGTTGTTGAAATAATATGTATGAGTCACTATTTGCTCACTCTATTTCAACTCTTAAAACATTCATCCAAATGCAATATCATATGTTAAATTCAGTGCAAAATAAGGTTGTGCATCATTAAATTATATGAGGTAGTAAGCAATATATCTAGCAAGGCCTGGTTGCTATAGGAAATGGTTTTGTAGAGGAAGTGGTTTTGCAGAGAATCACTTTAACTTAAGTGAAATAGAATCAATAGCAAAGTATAATAGTAAGACATTAAGTGTGACCACAAATTTGCTTTTCAGCTCATGTACAAGAAAACTAGCTTATTaatgacataatttttttttttggcagacgCCTAATAGGATTAAGTTAACTTTATCCCTCTGGCCAGATTCAGGACTTGGAGGAtagggaaagaaagtaaaaacagaaaagggaacagAGAAAGTTTTGAGGATCACAATGTCTTTAACAGACTTTAGCACattcttaacttttattttttctagaacTAAGCATTCTTTTTTCATCTGTGGTGAAGTTTCCACCCCAGGATCTGTAAAATCACAGCTCCAGATGCACAAATAAGAAAGCTTATCACCAGAATGCTGGTGAATTTTCTGACAACAGCTCATAAAGGTACCAAATGGTTGTCATCTTTGTTGGTAGGGTTATTACCCACAGAAGCAAAATCCAAGATCTTTtgatatattgaaaaataaatttgaaaaactttagtagattaaaaatgaatgagTTTTGATAAGTTTATCAAGAGCATACCACTTTGATAAATAGCATAGATCTATTTGAGTACTTGGAGATAAATATAAAACATCATTCAAGAAGCAATTTGACATTGATGAAGACACTGCCAAACCTAGGAGTTGAGAACACCTGAGGAGTTTCAAACCTGCCTCATACATATTTTCTAGCTctgcgaccctgggcaaatcatttaccctctctttgagcctcagtttcctatcataaaatgaagttaataaatgtttgtcaagtTGTTGTTAAATGGAAACAGAAGCTTTAAAAAGAGTACTCCATTCAGCTTCTTGCTTCAATTCTTCATAGGAATGTTGGATTAGAGATTAAATGAGAATGTATGTTTTAAACCATTTTGTAAGATTCCTCTCACTGAACATATTCCTCAGCAAGTGTGCCTGAATTCCAACTTAAGGGTCTCTGACATGGAAATCAAAGGCTAAAGAAATCTGAAATGATTTTTAGGCCAGATTCAGACTCACCTCATTTGCTAAGGCAAAGGTTCCCCAGTGAATAGCTACAGACTTCTTGGCTTGAACATCAATGTGAATCCTTACAGCTTCTTCAGGGTCTACATGCTGATATTTCATAAACCACCtaacaaaagagaacaaaaataattaagtcTAGCTTCATCAGTGTAAATTGCATCCTAAcccactcttttctttttaataatcttttgcTTTAcacaaaagataaataataactAAAAGGGAAACACTGTTTCCTTAGTCAACCTTCTGCAAAATAaaaacttccttttctttctttaactgaCTCATTTATTCCTATGCAATTCCATCCCCAAAAAGACTTTTTTGAGCACTCTGGATTTCCTCTGAAAGAATCCTTCAGGCATTAAAAAGGAGGCATGTTGCTTTCTACAATACTTGACACGATTAAGTAAAGCTTAACAGTGGATacagagggacagctaggtgactcagtggatagatgcAGGTAAGTTGATCTTCTAGGTATCAGTTTCAGGAATAATCTTAATTGGTACCTTTGTAGGGTCAGCTacgtataatggatagagtatcaggcctgaagtcaggaggtcctgggtttgaatctggtctcaaacacttcctaactgtgtgactctggcccaGCCCTTAtcgctgttctgccttggaactaatactttcttttgattctaaggcagaaagtaaaggctttttaaaaacaaaataaaaaataaaagcaatggaTACAGaattagaagtaaaaaaaaataaattctgtatCTACTGTTAAGTTTCTGAAAAATAATCAATGGAAAAGAATTTACGCCATTTTTAGGAGACATGGTTACTAAAAATCAggaattccattttctcttcagaGAAGATATAAGCATTTTAGCATGCATAGCATTTTCTCAAAGAGTAAAATGGCTAATACAAACTATGTTTTAGGGGAGAAATACTTTTAATGGAATAAAaggagggaataaatatttataaagtacctactatgtgtcagacattgtgctaagtgcttttttacaaatattaacagACTATGGAAAGCATGCAATATTTATTCAAAGACTTCCTGTTCCTTTTGCAATATCAGTTCTATTCTCTCCCTGCTCCTCCTTGCAACTACCACCAATTCTGAGGTTGAAaaataatttggggttttctttttacttcaatCCCAGTGAGATGCCATTATGAATAGCATGAATCTTATACTATGGAAGACAGAATAAAGCCAGTAACTGCATGTAGGACTTTTAACTCTTCACACCACAAATTCTAGCAATGATTACCTAGTTGTACTATGGGGAGGTTGCTATTTAATGTTCCTATTAGGTTAATCAGTCTCACGAGGCTTTTAACAATAATAGCTACTGTTTTCCAAGCAATCAGCATGAAGGACAGTTGCTGTTTTTCCAGATTTCATGAGAATTTAGTGACAAGGCAAAAATGTGCCTGAAATTTCTTCaacatttttcttctacttctcctcctcctcctcttttttatagaattgaatgtggcaaagttgggacattaatacattgctggtggagttgtgaaatgatccaaacattctggagggcaatttggaactatgaccaagggGATATAAAAGAATGCACACATTttgtgatccagccataccactactaggtctgtatctcaaagagattaaaaaaaaaaaagggaaaggatctactggtacaaaaatatgtatagcagctctttttttgtgtggtgacaaagaattagaaattgagggaatgaccatcaactggggaatggctgaacaaactgtggcacaTATTGGTGAAagaatgaatactattgtgctataagaaatgataagcaagatgatttcagaaaaaaactacaaagacctacatgaactgatgcagaatgaaataagcagaaccgggagaacattgaacacagtaacagcaatattgtttgatgatcaaacagtgaaaacttggctactttcagcagcaatgatccaggacaatcctgaaggatttatgacataGAAAGTCCAtcttctccagagaaagaactgctgtaGTTAGATAGaaacaaatcaaagcatactatctttcaaatCAGTGTATTcagagttttatttgggggttttggttttgtatgaatgtgctcttacaacagtgatcaatatggaagtgttttctgcatgataataaatggcccagattaaaaaaataattgaagcaaGGAGCTGAATGGAGtactcttttttttaagcttctGTTTCCATTTAACAACAATTTGACAAGTATGTATTAATCACCTAATATATGCACAGCATTTTGCTGAGCACTAGGAGAACTATAAGGTTTAAATAAGAGACAATTTTTGCCTTCGTGAACATTAAAATCTAGTAGTAAAAGATGACCTATACATAACTATACAAAATAATATGCAGATACATAGAGGgacattaaaaagttttatactACAAATTATTATAGTTCCTACTTTTTAGGGTATTTTAAGATTCATATAAATGCTAAACAGAAAATCTTCATAGAATTATGAGCAAGGAGAATTTTTCACATTATAGACACACATTTTGACCCAGTGGTGAGATAATATTGGCTTGTTATATATTTTCACTTCTTGGTTCaatagtttataaaatattattttagtagTTCAGAAGGCTTCACTACCTGGCCTATATATttcagaaagagagggaggagatggagagggagatggagagggagggagtttAGTTTACCAATCTCAGATTAGTATAGAACTTAAGGATGATCCTGACaagttatattaaatattaatcaaATAATAGTCTTAAAATCAGCTAACATAAAACATGCCCCTTTCCTACTCAGCACTTGGAAGTCTACATACCTTGGTTCATAAGCACCAATGGGAATAGCCGCAAGATCAAAAGGTCCAAATCGTTTTCCTATCTCTTCAAAAGCGGTACAATAACCAGTGTCTcctgcaaaaaaaaatctattccaaGGCCCCAGGACAGACCAGCTGCCCCACAAAACTTTATTGTCATCTATCGGAGTCCTTTTACACCAGTGTTGGGAAGGTGTAAAGACAAAGGTAACATCATCATGTCCAGGAATACAGTTCTCTTCCCACCAGTCCAGCTCAATCACATTCTCACAGCCACAATTCTGCATCCACTCTAAGAGACCTATAGGTACAAACCATCTCAGCTCACAGCCAAAGCGCTCATTTAAACTAAGTACAGTGTTATAGTCCAAGTGGTCATAGTGGGTATGACTGATTAGAACTGCATCTATTTTGGGAAGCTGATTTACTGTACATGGTGGATGGCGAAAGCGTTTTGGACCAATGAACTGCATCAATGAAGCCCGCATACTGAAAATAGGGTCAgtgagaaatattatttcatccatTTCCACCAAAACTGATGCATGTCCAAGCCAGGTGACGCGTAAACCACCTTTCTTCATTCCAACATGTTCAGGTTTGTCAACAAAATAGGGCTTAAGCACTGGAAGTTCTTTGTCCAATTcctaaaagatgaaaaaggagggaaatagcTGTTAGAAAATAAAAGACCTCATATAGTCAAGGGTTTAAATTTTGAATCCTATCAAAGACAAGGGCTGTTTTTGTTTGGCATCTAGATTATCTAAAGCACAAGTCTTTCAAAGGGATAGCTATTAATCCACTACAACATGTGCCTATATCATGTATTTTAAGGAGGAATTTGATTATACTGTATTATTATAAAATTCATTATTACAAAATTAATCAGGGAAACATTTTGTGGGATATGCTTGTACAAAAAGCACATttctaacatgacaaaaaatagCCTTCCTCCAATATTCAAACTAGACACTAATTCACTTAATAGAAAGTAATAATGAATGCTATCTAAGTGTGTAAGCTGTTGTGTTGTGTTGCTAAGTTATAAGGATTTTAGTTATAGTTGTTtggggagagacaggaaaggTGTAATTTCATCCCTGTAAGGGATTCCTAGTGTGAAAACTCCATCCATATATTCAGAAAGGTCTCTGGCCTTGT contains these protein-coding regions:
- the NAPEPLD gene encoding N-acyl-phosphatidylethanolamine-hydrolyzing phospholipase D isoform X2, with the translated sequence MENISSTNNMEEKQNESQNFRTSNSCLSEEVGTCKESTRCSRNDAEKSFRKSFRLDYRLEEPVTKSQKGKDGRYINPWPTWKHPSLPSVLKWIIMEKDNSKIPRCKEELDKELPVLKPYFVDKPEHVGMKKGGLRVTWLGHASVLVEMDEIIFLTDPIFSMRASLMQFIGPKRFRHPPCTVNQLPKIDAVLISHTHYDHLDYNTVLSLNERFGCELRWFVPIGLLEWMQNCGCENVIELDWWEENCIPGHDDVTFVFTPSQHWCKRTPIDDNKVLWGSWSVLGPWNRFFFAGDTGYCTAFEEIGKRFGPFDLAAIPIGAYEPRWFMKYQHVDPEEAVRIHIDVQAKKSVAIHWGTFALANEYYLDPPMKLKESLERYGINNEDFFVLKHGESKDIKTDEENLD
- the NAPEPLD gene encoding N-acyl-phosphatidylethanolamine-hydrolyzing phospholipase D isoform X1; this encodes MVRLRALGSYLGLLALGTTSRSDASVTCGKRRQTLWTGGGWEPPCGTASKLLEPGGKMEPPREEEREPEPEPEPEREPEPELVREPESERERQEAKISGLERSSTNNMEEKQNESQNFRTSNSCLSEEVGTCKESTRCSRNDAEKSFRKSFRLDYRLEEPVTKSQKGKDGRYINPWPTWKHPSLPSVLKWIIMEKDNSKIPRCKEELDKELPVLKPYFVDKPEHVGMKKGGLRVTWLGHASVLVEMDEIIFLTDPIFSMRASLMQFIGPKRFRHPPCTVNQLPKIDAVLISHTHYDHLDYNTVLSLNERFGCELRWFVPIGLLEWMQNCGCENVIELDWWEENCIPGHDDVTFVFTPSQHWCKRTPIDDNKVLWGSWSVLGPWNRFFFAGDTGYCTAFEEIGKRFGPFDLAAIPIGAYEPRWFMKYQHVDPEEAVRIHIDVQAKKSVAIHWGTFALANEYYLDPPMKLKESLERYGINNEDFFVLKHGESKDIKTDEENLD